The genomic stretch ACGCGATAGCTGAACAAATGGTTTCGCGCAGCCAATTCCGGCTCGTTGGCTTCTGCTTCTTTCATCGCCTGCCAGGATCGACCGTTCTGAGATTCATTTCGAAATTCTCGTTCGCCATCAGACCAGGGATTGAAGATATAGCCGAACCGCGCGTTTTGCACGCATCGCATCGGGTAATTGCGCCGCCCCGAGGTCTGGTGAAATTGCGTGAACACACGCTCACATCCATCCTGTTTTTCACCCCGCAATACGGGTAGACGCGATTTGCCATTGACGCCGTCCGGGATATCTACCCCAATCGCATCTAGCACCGTAGGCAAGTAATCTACTCCGGAGATAAAATGCTCGGTATCCACGCGCCCGGCTTGAATGACCGCGGGCCACCGCGCCAAAAAGGGTGTGCGCGTGCTGTTCAAATAACAATTTGTTTTCGCGAAGGGGAATGCCATACCATTATCGGATAAAAACATCACGAGGGTGTTCTCCGCCACGCCCGCTTCGTCCAGCACATTGAGCAATCGGCCCACAGTGTCATCACAGCGGCGAACAGAGTTGTAATACTCGGCTATTTCCAGACGCACATCCGGTATGTCGGGCAAGAACTCGGGAATGACTACTTCTTCCGAGTCAAATGTGCGCGAGGGCGGTACCGCAGGCGGATCGAGTTCGCTGTACCATTCGGGCTTGTCATTGCCGTAGAACGGACGGTGCGGATCGTGGGAGTTCGCCATGAGGAAAAATGGGCGGTCGCCATCTACGGCAGATTGAACAAAGTTTTTGGTATTTTGATAATACGCATCGGGATTTCGTCCCTGCCCCAGGTCAATCTGATCATGCGCCATGTCCCATTGAAATGCCGCGTATGGCGTCGAGTGTGTCACTTTGCCTAAAATGCCCACATCATAGCCCTCACCGCGCAAGATATCGGGTAGTATGGGGACGCCTTCGTGTCGCAAATGATAAAAGCCCTCGCCCCCGCTGAGATGCGGATAGCGCCCGGTCATCAATGCCGAGCGGCTCGGTTGGCATACTGCTATTGTCACATGTCCGTGGTTAAACCGCAATCCTCCCGCGGCCAATCGGTCAATATTAGGTGTCGTCCCCGCTGTTGGGCAACCAAATGCCCCCACCGCGTCCCAGTTCATGTCATCTGCTGTTATCAACATAAAATTTGGTCTGTCCATATTGCTCCTTTCCTCTATTCTTCTCCGTCAAAATATTCCACCTCAGTCAGGCGGCCCAATTTGCCCGGTGGACGAATTGCCCATTTATCCGAGTCCGGATAATAGACCGGGTCGCTCACGGGATTGTCGGCAATGACGTAATAAATCAGATCCTCTGTCGCACTTGTGTTGCGAATTTGATGCGCGGTTCCAGGGGGCTGAACAAATGCATCGCCTGCTCCCACCTCAAATGTATGATCGTTTCGGCGCACGGCGCCTTGACCTCGGAGCACGATATAAAATTCCCACTGTACCTGGTGCGCATGGCACGGAAAATTTATCTTTCCCGGCGCCAATCGCACCCGTTCGACCTCAAATGGTTGTCCCGTGGTTTCCAATGCTCCGGAAATATCCTTTCGAGACAAACCGTATTTGCCTGTGCGCGATTGGCGCGATGTTTCCTCTATTTCCGATTCGTTGATTTTTTCTATCACTATGATTTTCCTTCACTTTGGTGGGTTACTGCGCGTTCCATCCGCCATCTACATATAGCGATGCTCCCGTCATAAAGCTGGAGGCATCACTCGCCAAAAATAACGCTGCGCCACGAATTTCATGCAATTCTGCCCAGCGATTTAATGCGGTCAATTCCAATAGCGACTTCACTTTCTCGGGCGTTTTTAGAAGCGGTACATTGATCTCTGTCAAAAAGGGTCCGGGACACAATGCATTGCACCGCACATTGGACTCTGCCCATTCCAGTGCCATTGTTTTTGTCATGCCGATTAATCCCGCTTTTGACGAACAATAGGCCGAGCGCTCTCTTAATCCGACGCCGCTTAATGCCGACGCGATGTTTACCACTGAACCCGATCCTTGGGGCTTCATAACCCGGGCAGCCGCGCGACAACACAACCATACACCAGTGAGATTGATGTCGATCACTTGCTTAAATTCGTCGAGGGGAAAATCCTCTACGGGATGCCGAATATTAATCCCCGCGCTGTTGATCAACACGTCTAACTTCCCGTATTTCTCGATGACTGCATCAAATACCCGGTCCACGTCTATTTCACTGGTTACATCTCCAGCGATACCAATACTCTCTTGCCGTGTTTCTTCTGCAATCTCTGAGGCCACGCGGTCACAGTCTGCCTGCGTCCGCGAACAAATGATGGTTTTTGCACCGGCCTGCGCCAATCCCATCGCCATTGATGCACCCAATCCTTTGGATCCCCCGGTGATCAAGGCGACCTTTCCATCCAGTCGAAATAAATCCATTACGTGTATTTCTGGCATGTTTTCTCCATTATGGTCTCAATGTCACCTTTACGGACTGCGTTCCGTCTGCGACGAGGTCAATTCCTTTATGAAAATCCTCAAGTGGCAATTGATGGGTTACGATCTGGTCCATTGGGAGGCGTCCCTGTTCGAGCATTCGAATGGCAATGGGATAACAATGCGGACTCAGATGCGCGCCGTGAATATTGAGTTCTTTTGTGTCGCCAATAATCGTCCAATCCGTTGTCACGGGTTCGCGCATTACGCTGAATTCGACAAATGTGCCGAGTTTGCAAATCATAAGCAGTCCCTGTTCCACTGCTGCGGGATGCCCGGTCGCCTCAATATACACATCGCAACCATAACCTTCTGTCAATTTATGGACTTCGTCAATCACATCCACCGAATTTGGATTCAACCCCAGATCCGCCCCACAGGCTCTGGCTATTTCCAGCCGTTTATCACTTAGGTCTAAGGCAATTAGCAAAGCGGGATTCTTCATTCGCGCAGCAGCGACCATGCCCAGGCCCAGCGGTCCTGCACCGGCAATGACGACTGTGTGGTTTAACTGAATATTGCCGCGTTCGACCGCGTGAATCGCACAGGCGAGGGGTTCTACGTACGCCGCATGCGCGGCGGGTATGGATTTTGGCACGCGATAATTCAAAGCTCTGGCAGGTAACCTGCAATATTCAGCCATTGCGCCAAAGGTCGCCTGACGAAAGCCGTAAATATCGTGTACCATGCACATCCAGTATTGCCCGCGCAAGCAATAACGACACGCATTGCACGGCACGATTTGCTCCGATACGGCGAGGTCGCCAATCGCCAATCCATATTTGTCACTCGCACCGTCGCCGAGTGCAACGACCTCTCCCACAAACTCGTGTCCGGGAATAATCGGTGCCTGGCAATAGCCCTCGCGGTGGGAATCGCCCCAGAACATGGGTGCTCCCAGATAGCACTTTAAATCACTTGCACATATACCGACCGATTGTACGCGAATCAGGACCTCACCCGCCTCTATCTGGGGTACTGCGAATTCTTCCAGGCGATAATCTTCGGGCGCGCGGCACATGACTACGGGCATTGTTTTTGGCAAATCACCCATATCAAATCCTTTTCTTGACAAGAGAAAGCCCTTAGGATACACTTTAACGGTTTGACAGTATAAAGAAAAACGAAAATATTTTCATCACTAACCTTATGAGGTAAAAGTGGCAATTGGTATTGGCTTGATTGGCATGGGGGTTGTGGGCGGCGGTGTGGCCCGCATCCTTCGAGACCGGGAACGCGAATTCAAAGACGTTCGGGGCCTCGATCTCGATATTCGCAAGGTTGCTGTGCGCGATTTGTCCAAATCTCGCGCAATTGATTTGATGCCCGATTGTTTTACGACCAATCCTATGGATGTGGTCGCGGATCCGACAATCCAGATTGTGGTTGAGGTGATGGGCGGTGTCGATGCGGCTTATGATCTCGTTCTCGCGGCGCTTCAAAATGGCAAAGATGTTGTTACGGCGAACAAAGCGCTTCTTGCCGAACGCGGCGATAGCCTGTTTGAGGCAGCGGCTCAAAACAATGTGGGACTCGGCTTTGAAGCCAGTGTCTGCGGTGGTATTCCCATTATCCAGACACTCAGCCAGGGGCTGGTGGCGAATAATATTCAATCGCTTTACGGCATTCTCAACGGCACGACGAACTACATCCTCACCCGGATGACAGAAGCCGGAGAGGACTTTGATCCCATGCTCAAAGAAGCACAGGACAAAGGGTTTGCCGAAGCCGATCCCACCATGGATATCGACGGTACAGATGCGGCTCAAAAGCTCGCGCTTCTCTGCCGCCTCGCCTTCCGCCAGCGCGTCTCGTCTGGCGATATTCTCAAAGAGGGTATCTCTCATATTACCGCATTGGATATCGATTTTGCCCGCGAACTCGGCTATACCATCAAATTGCTCGGCATAGCCCGCGTGGTGGGTAGTCGCATTGAAGTGCGCGTGCATCCCGCCTTTGTGCCCCACGATGCACTCCTGGCAGATATTCGCAATGAATTTAATGCTGTGGAAATTGTCGGTAGTGCGGTTGATGCTCAGGTTTTTTACGGCAAAGGCGCCGGTGAATTGCCCACAGCCAGCGCGGTGGTCGCCGATCTGGTCGCCATTGCCGAGCGGCGCAAAGCCGGTCTTGGTCCCGCGGGAGCACCGCTTGCTCCGATACCTGAAGCGGACCTCGTTCCCGTCGGCGAGATTCAGACCGGTAGCTATTGTAGGCTTACCGTTTACGACAAACCCGGGGTGCTGGCACAGGTTGCCGCACTCTTTGCCGGTGAAGATATCAGCATAGAAACGGTTATCCAGCACGGGCGCTCGGAAACAGAAGGTGGCACGGTTCCTCTGATTATGATCACACACGATGCCCCCGAAGCTGCGATGCAACGCGCCATCACGCGCATTGGGAATTTGTCCGCTGTGACAGAAAAACCGCAGATTATTCGGATTCTGCATCCGTGAGGAGATGTGAAAACAAAAAAGCGGCAGAGATTTATCTCTGCCGCTACGTATTTTCATTCAAAATATTGTGTTGTTCACTTCCATCCTGTTCGCTTTTGCACCTCGCGCCATAATGCCTTCATCGTTCCGTTTTCCTCAGCCGTGTTCTCCTCTCCTGTTTCACTTACTTCTTCAGATGTTGCATCCATCGCGGTTTCGCCTTCTTCTTCCTCGTCTTGATTGACCACCTGCGCCACATCGATTACCTGATCGCCTTCATCCGGATTGATCAGACGCACGCCCTGCGTATTGCGCCCAATCACGCTCACGTCCGCTACTTTCTGTCGGATCAAGATGCCATTCTGCGTCACAATCACCATATCGTCGCGGCTATCTTCCGTCACGCCCATCACCGATACCACAGGCCCATTGCGATCTGTAGTTTTGATGTTGATCACGCCTTTGCCGCCCCGGTTTGTCAGGCGATACTCCGAAATCGGCGAGCGCTTGCCATATCCATTGGCACATATCGACAATAAATGAGATTGCTCTACAGCTTCAGGTTTAACGACGACCATGCCCACCACGACATCATCGCCTTGCAAGGACACGCCGCGCACGCCCTGTGAGTTGCGCCCCATTGCCCGCACTTTGTTTTCTTCAAAGTACACAGCTTGCCCGTGCTTTGTGGCAATGATAACCCGGTTGTCACCCTCTGTAACCGCGGCTTTGATTAGCTGATCGTCTTCCCGCACATTCATCGCAATAATGCCACCCTTGCGCGGGCGACTATAAGCCGATAGCGCCGTCTTTTTTGTCAGGCCCTTTCGAGTTATAGACAGCAGATAGCGATCTTCGTCAAATTCGCGCACTGGCACGACTTCAGCGACCTTATGTCCATAGGGGATATCCACCACATTGACAATGGGCCGACCGCGCGCTTGACGCGTACCCCGCGGAATTTCATGGACTTTTAACCACACACAGTGCCCGCGGTCTGTCAATACGAGGATATAACTGTGCGTGGAAGCCACGAACAAGCTTTCTACAAAATCTTCATCTTTTGTTCGCATCCCCGTGATCCCGCGTCCGCCCCGGTTTTGTGCGCGATAGGTGGATACTGGAATGCGTTTGATGTATCCATTGTGAGAAATGGTAA from Gemmatimonadota bacterium encodes the following:
- a CDS encoding sulfatase, with translation MDRPNFMLITADDMNWDAVGAFGCPTAGTTPNIDRLAAGGLRFNHGHVTIAVCQPSRSALMTGRYPHLSGGEGFYHLRHEGVPILPDILRGEGYDVGILGKVTHSTPYAAFQWDMAHDQIDLGQGRNPDAYYQNTKNFVQSAVDGDRPFFLMANSHDPHRPFYGNDKPEWYSELDPPAVPPSRTFDSEEVVIPEFLPDIPDVRLEIAEYYNSVRRCDDTVGRLLNVLDEAGVAENTLVMFLSDNGMAFPFAKTNCYLNSTRTPFLARWPAVIQAGRVDTEHFISGVDYLPTVLDAIGVDIPDGVNGKSRLPVLRGEKQDGCERVFTQFHQTSGRRNYPMRCVQNARFGYIFNPWSDGEREFRNESQNGRSWQAMKEAEANEPELAARNHLFSYRVLEEFYDFENDPNALNNLIDDPNYADEIQELRNALEEWMAETNDPARKAFRGRASRQALDDLMDHLADTIGKRPNE
- a CDS encoding cupin domain-containing protein, with the translated sequence MIEKINESEIEETSRQSRTGKYGLSRKDISGALETTGQPFEVERVRLAPGKINFPCHAHQVQWEFYIVLRGQGAVRRNDHTFEVGAGDAFVQPPGTAHQIRNTSATEDLIYYVIADNPVSDPVYYPDSDKWAIRPPGKLGRLTEVEYFDGEE
- a CDS encoding SDR family oxidoreductase translates to MPEIHVMDLFRLDGKVALITGGSKGLGASMAMGLAQAGAKTIICSRTQADCDRVASEIAEETRQESIGIAGDVTSEIDVDRVFDAVIEKYGKLDVLINSAGINIRHPVEDFPLDEFKQVIDINLTGVWLCCRAAARVMKPQGSGSVVNIASALSGVGLRERSAYCSSKAGLIGMTKTMALEWAESNVRCNALCPGPFLTEINVPLLKTPEKVKSLLELTALNRWAELHEIRGAALFLASDASSFMTGASLYVDGGWNAQ
- a CDS encoding alcohol dehydrogenase catalytic domain-containing protein — translated: MGDLPKTMPVVMCRAPEDYRLEEFAVPQIEAGEVLIRVQSVGICASDLKCYLGAPMFWGDSHREGYCQAPIIPGHEFVGEVVALGDGASDKYGLAIGDLAVSEQIVPCNACRYCLRGQYWMCMVHDIYGFRQATFGAMAEYCRLPARALNYRVPKSIPAAHAAYVEPLACAIHAVERGNIQLNHTVVIAGAGPLGLGMVAAARMKNPALLIALDLSDKRLEIARACGADLGLNPNSVDVIDEVHKLTEGYGCDVYIEATGHPAAVEQGLLMICKLGTFVEFSVMREPVTTDWTIIGDTKELNIHGAHLSPHCYPIAIRMLEQGRLPMDQIVTHQLPLEDFHKGIDLVADGTQSVKVTLRP
- a CDS encoding homoserine dehydrogenase; the protein is MAIGIGLIGMGVVGGGVARILRDREREFKDVRGLDLDIRKVAVRDLSKSRAIDLMPDCFTTNPMDVVADPTIQIVVEVMGGVDAAYDLVLAALQNGKDVVTANKALLAERGDSLFEAAAQNNVGLGFEASVCGGIPIIQTLSQGLVANNIQSLYGILNGTTNYILTRMTEAGEDFDPMLKEAQDKGFAEADPTMDIDGTDAAQKLALLCRLAFRQRVSSGDILKEGISHITALDIDFARELGYTIKLLGIARVVGSRIEVRVHPAFVPHDALLADIRNEFNAVEIVGSAVDAQVFYGKGAGELPTASAVVADLVAIAERRKAGLGPAGAPLAPIPEADLVPVGEIQTGSYCRLTVYDKPGVLAQVAALFAGEDISIETVIQHGRSETEGGTVPLIMITHDAPEAAMQRAITRIGNLSAVTEKPQIIRILHP